The following are from one region of the Lates calcarifer isolate ASB-BC8 unplaced genomic scaffold, TLL_Latcal_v3 _unitig_25_quiver_2024, whole genome shotgun sequence genome:
- the LOC108892965 gene encoding HAUS augmin-like complex subunit 8 isoform X1 gives MASRRATVAPSSFKNASAEAKSSKSGNNPNKANNSGTGKKGVKSSGTIVKSRYMQSAEKTSLSKSNSLNNESTAAPPKPSSPKPTGVRPKVGTPPRRSMAPQALATSMSRDTEPSLLGKSMLQSTFSDGHCFRPDFDISVIKDKTVIENAAEPERSPENEKRDVEMQTFLLAYLTAKMESNTAKLKAEAEARILQMMEEEKALHNEVQRKKRQYLLAEKKRLENELLDLQIAALTPVAEAAKQFTEDYMCFATAVDTTRHELPVKNFFIDGDRREFLDKAEACLKESEKLLVECTEGNHKDNSTSLECLRDIKMTSKDISQQLSGAFSELLELSSLVCRHTVHVQQAMEEEQLGTARTHELYCPKQ, from the exons ATGGCGTCAAGAAGAGCAACAGTTGCTCCAAGTAGTTTTAAAAATGCCTCCGCCGAGGCAAAAAG cTCGAAAAGTGGGAACAATCCTAATAAAGCCAACAACAGTGGAACTGGGAAGAAAGGTGTTAAAT CAAGTGGAACTATAGTCAAGTCTCGATACATGCAGTCTGCTGAGAAAACATCGCTTTCAAAG AGTAACTCACTGAACAATGAGTCTACTGCTGCGCCACCAAAACCCTCCTCACCTAAACCCACTGGTGTCAGACCAAAGGTGGGCACTCCACCAAGACGCTCAATGGCCCCACAGGCTCTTGCAACAT CAATGTCACGTGACACCGAACCATCACTGCTCGGGAAAAGTATGCTGCAGTCTACTTTCTCAGATGGACACTGCTTTCGGCCAGattttgatatttctgtcatCAAAG ACAAAACAGTGAtagaaaatgcagcagaaccCGAGAGAAGCCCAGAGAATGAGAAGAGGGACGTTGAAATGCAAACATTCCTACTGGCGTACCTCACAGCTAAG ATGGAGAGCAATACTGCAAAACTTAAGGCTGAGGCAGAGGCAAGGATCCTGCAGAtgatggaggaagaaaaggcACTGCATAATGAGGTCCAGAGGAAGAAGCGCCAATACCTGCTCGCAGAAAAGAAGAGGCTTGAGAATGAGCTGTTGGATTTGCAG ATTGCTGCATTGACTCCTGTGGCAGAAGCTGCCAAGCAGTTCACAGAGGACTACATGTGTTTTGCAACAGCTGTTGACACCACCCGACATGAGCTGCCTGTCAAGAATTTCTTCATTGATGGGGACAGAAGGGAATTTCTAG ATAAAGCTGAGGCTTGCCTGAAGGAGAGCGAGAAGTTGCTGGTGGAGTGCACTGAGGGAAATCATAAGGACAACAGCACATCTCTCGAGTGCCTTAGAGAtataaaaatgacatcaaaggacatcagtCAGCAGCTGTCAGG tgcattttcagagctgctggagctgtcATCACTGGTCTGCCGCCATACAGTCCATGTCCAGCAGGCCATGGAAGAAGAGCAGCTTGGTACAGCAAGAACCCATGAGCTCTACTGCCCCAAACAGTGA